The DNA segment attaagcaaataaaaaaataaatttaatcgaACACTTTGGAGAAATCAAGTCTTTATTTTAAACTGaaacttcaaaaaataaaaaaaatgaaaacaaaaaaaacctcAATTGAATTTGGGTCCACCTATTATATTTGGATCGCACCTCCTAGATTGCATTAACTGTTACAAAATATATTCTcttattatgttatgtttttgaaTGAAAAAATGCCTACTTCTGACTCGTTTAATCGTTACATCCTAATGATTAGtgatttttgaatttgtttttaaaagataCGTTTACATTATATTAggatttgatttctttttttcatttcaagtACATGCAAAATGTCCTTCTCCGTTGTCTTCCTCACtatataaaataatgatttttctataatttcttttaagttaCAAATATAACTATAAttacaatataatatttaaataatttgactgataattaaaatatgttagtaTACTGTTATTAAATTTTTACACTTCACAAGTAATTAAAGAGGgttggataaaaatataaaaaaatataaaaataaaaataaaaaacaaaaacaattagcAATTAGCAATTTTTTAAGGttatttatgaaatataaaaatattttgtcaTTGTACCAAAAAAGTACAAGAGATTTTTTTGAGaaatatttaaaccaaattcAAATCTTAAAAGGTAACTTATTGAAAATACTTCACTTAATCTGACTCACACAAAactatattttaacaaaaaaattaaataaatacttTTAAACAACCACAATAATATTCTtataatcaaaaaaataataatttcttatatGAGCCATTTATAGTTGGaaaataattatcttttaaagAATAAAATCTAATTTATTGAGAAAATTCTTGAAAGCAACCTTACATTACATGTATACTAATATTAGAAGGAGAGATtagaaaatgataataatttttttattaaataaattgttcTTTAAAACAAATAAAGGAAGGAAGGAAGAGAGTTCTCTTCCTATTTAAAAGCATCTTCTTTCTTTAAAAGCATTACAAAATTAGTCTCAACGAAAAACACCCACAGTTTTCCTCCTTCAAATGGTTATTCATTaaccattcaaatttcattttatcATATAACCAAACTTTTAACCCATCACCATTACAATGGCATTCACCTCCGTCCCCACTGCAATGAAGAAAGACTCCAACGGTGGCCAAGGTCTTATCTTAGGGCGCTACGAGCTGGGCAAACTCCTCGGCCACGGCGCTTTTGCTAAAGTTTACCAAGCCTACAATGTTAAATCCGGTGACAGCGTAGCCATCAAAGTACTCGACAAGGAAAAAATCCTCAAAGGTGGCTTAATCGCTCACATCAAGCGCGAAATCTCCATCCTCCGCCGGGTCCGCCACCCCAACATCGTCCAACTCTTCGAAGTCATGGCCACCAAAACCAAGATTTACTTCGTCATGGAATACGTACGTGGTGGTGAACTTTTCAACAAAGTTTCCAAAGGCCGATTAAAAGAATCCGTCGCTAGAAAATACTTCCAGCAATTAATCTCCGCCGTCAATTTCTGTCACGCCCGCGGCGTATACCATCGTGACTTGAAGCCCGAGAATCTACTCCTCGACGACAACGGGGATTTGAAAGTCTCGGATTTCGGGTTGAGCGCGGTGTCGGATCAGATTCGGCAAGACGGTTTGTTCCATACGTTTTGTGGGACCCCGGCTTACGTGGCACCGGAAGTTTTAGGGAGGAAAGGATATGATGCGGTGAAAGTCGATATCTGGTCCTGTGGTgtaattttgtttgttttgatgGCGGGGTATTTGCCGTTTAACGATCAAAACATTATGGCCATGTATAAGAAGATTTACAGAGGTGAGTTCAGGTGTCCGAGATGGTTTTCATCCGAGTTAGTTCGGTTACTCATGAAGCTTCTGGATACCAACCCGGAAACGAGGATAACGATTCCGGAAATCATGGAGAACCGTTGGTTTAAAAAGGGATTTAAACATATTAGATTTTACATTGAAGATGATAAGTTTTGCAGCGTTGAAGAGGCCGATGATGACGTCGGGTCATATGCTACGGACCATTCATCAATGTCAGAGTCGGAGTCGGAGTTGGATACTAGGAGAGGAGCTGGTTCATTGCCGAGGCCAGCTAGTTTAAATGCGTTTGATCTAATATCCTTTTCCCCTGGGTTCAATCTATCAGGATTGTTTGAGGAAGGGGGGGAAGGGTCAAGGTTTGTGACAGGGGCACCGGTTTCCAAAATTCTATCGAAATTGGAAGAGATAGCCAAGGTTGTCCGTTTTACAGTGAGGAAAAAGGACTGTAGAGTGAGTTTGGAGGGTTCTAGGGAAGGGGAGAAAGGCCCTTTGACCATTGCAGCTGAGATATTCGAGCTAACGCCATCCTTGGTTGTTGTGGAAATTAAGAAGAAAGGAGGGGACCGAGGCGAGTTTGAGGAGTTCTATAACAGGGAATTAAAACCTGGGTTGGAGAATTTGATGGAGGAGGAGTCACAGTCTACTGCTTCCGCGGCCGCTGCTGCCGCTGCTACCGCTGATTCTTGTTTACCTCCGGATTCGGAATAGAGAGTGAGAATGATTTTTGAAGTAAAAAGGGTAagctttttctctatttttgtatcataaaaaacaaaacaagctaatattattttttctccCCTTTAGATGACTTAATGTTATGTGTATGATCTATTCTTGCATCCAGAAGGATAGATTTGATTTGGTTGCAcagaattgaaaacaaatttctACTAATGTTGGCAATTGATTTGTGAGGTGCCTTGTATATTCCCATCAATTTCATTCAgaaatgaattaatttatatataaataatttgattgTTTAGTGTTACATTAATTCAATACTTTGCATTAGCATCTATTTaatttctttcactttttttccTTCATCTTTACTGATTTTGCAACTTTGGCATATTTCCTTTTGaggtaaaaagaaaatgaaagttcatgtaatattttttaataagtaaattaattcccgtacattaaataaaaaagtaaattagtcattttattaaaaattttatccattctATAGATAAGGTCACCGCAAATCAAACATGAGGTATATTTATTATTGtctgattattttattaaatacatCAGTTTTTAACTATacaaattgatgaaatatttaataaaaaggaccatGTTTCTTTTTAATATAAAGTACATATACTAATTTGCCTTTTTTAGTAGAAAAGACAAGTAATAGAAAAACTTCTATGGTCCTTTTACCTCTTATTATATTCAAAAGTGCCTTAAACTCTAGctaatcaaataattaaaataatcatgttgattgagttttagttcgattaaTATGGATATTATTGCCAATGTAGAGGACGTGAGTTGGAGTATATTAAAACGCATTATTATCCTATTTACAAGTTGAGAAGAGAGTATGAATAACTTTAtacattgtataaaaaataaatattaacaaaacctataataaaattattcaaaaataattttaaaataattatttttagaacTAAACCtgaattaaaaccataaaaatcctaactatttttttttgaagaatttgtGACcgacatttaaattttttaaaatactaaaatcttgaagaaaaagaagttgaatatcTATATTTTGTTGGACACATATACGTACGTAGTATCCTTAAGTATCGGCACGAGAACAGTTATATGTCAAAATCTGACAGCAAGTGGCGGAAATGGTTACACTGTCTTGCAAGAACTGCACGTGTGTGGTTTGCTTCAACATTGCTGAAATGCAAGCAACACCAAATAACATGTCATACAATTTCAGCTGTTGGTAGCTACCTTGTTGAgcatttattttccattttttcacAGTGTAAAATTATTTTGAGACGTTGAggaggtatttttatttttagcacttaaaactttgtaattttgCATTGTTGTTGCCGGTTAGCCATCTCTGGTTCAACTTAAGCCagaatgttattttttatttacatgcTTTAggcttttgtttaaaaaattaaaattaaaatctaaaagtaAAAGCTGAAGAACTATGAAAAAATAGAAGCCAAAAACTCACAAAGAGATTCAGTTAATTCGATTACAACTTGATTCAGTTTAATCAGtttagataaattaattaatttattctattatttttatataaaaatcgaATCAACTGAATTCATCGAATCAACATTCTTAAATAGATGGGATTTTGATGAAGCAAGCTAGAGACTTAAAGCATAGATTAATAAGGAAagaccataaaaaataaataaataaaaataataattttctagtGTTGGATCTTTTTTGCATTCTTCTTAAACATTTATTTTCTTAGCCTTTTCCTCCTCCATTTggtattctttttcatttttaagctTTTTGAGtttctttcactttttcatgtgcagattaatttacttaaaaatgctaaaaagaaaaattacatgAATAGATTATTTTTGGGAAATTGGGATTAGGTTAATTTTTGAAAGTATTTTCTGTCAAATCAATTGAAAAGGTTATCATCTAGAAGTTTTTTTCTATAAATCATATGAAAAAATTTCTCATTGGAAGTGCTTTTCGCTGATTTTTTTTAGGGCTCGAGTTTTTTAAATAGGATTATTTGGATTTTATAGGTTTaggatttttttaaacttttttaagtttattatatattatttatttttaataattttttaagatattaaataataattatttaatttgaaatttaaaaacatCGTATTTACACTAATCATATATTCGAATTAGAAAATTCAGTTTAATTCATAATCAAAACTCGAACTACTCGGCAGGGATGAaatattagttattaatttttttcgctTTTTTTATCTTAGTTTGATATgatttttcaataaattatttatttcagatAGGAGGATGCAAGATGGCAACCGAAGAGCAACCGATCGCAGTCAACTATGAACGAAGGCAAAGAAGATGAGAGGCTGAGACCACAACTTGTACCACAGCCTGTATCACAACTTGTACCAGAGGTTGAACCGAGAAGAAATCTAGCTCGCAACCATCGACCACCCTGATGTGGCATACATTCTAACATGAGATTGGATTGATTTACTTTATTATTGTACTTCTCATGTTAACATTTCaataaatatcaaacatttttaTTGTATCGATGTTATACATCctcatgtttttaaaaaaatatcgtTTTTAATTATAGTTAGTCTTtggtataattttatattattaaatcaagAGAGTACGtgaacaataaaagaaaattgtataatttattgatttgtattgtATGGCAAAAATGTCTCAACCtaactatttaaaaataatgcattggaataaataatttagtaaaattaagatatttttatGCATAGAATAATTAAGTCCATTGGACTGGTTGTCCACAGTGGAGTGTGGAATAGTTTAGACAATGAATTGTgccaattttcaatttagtttcaATAATGTGTGTGATATTTTAATTCTAGTATATTTACaatgtattattttgacaatatttttaataatttctatatgcttttataatctttataatatattttttcgaAACTTATGGGGGTTATTTTTATTTCCATCAAAGCTTTTAGTCTTTCACAAACTACAAGtgtatttttggattaattgCACTTGGTGTGATCCAGATTCTAAATTCATTCTAAATTTTAGAATATTgtaaaaaatcatcaaattatcaatattgttacaattaagtttttttttttacatcgaTGATTCAAATTTAGACTATTTTTGGAGAAAATGAATATCTAACTAATAGACTACAACTTGAGATTCtacaattaggtttttttttccattctagTATTAATATAGACATTAAATAGTAACTTAAAATTAATGTGGAGTATATTTAAAGCATGTGGGTTAAATTTTAAACGcatgtataattatcacataaaaaATTTAGATCAAACGTGTTAAAAACAATAAccctcttaaattttattattattatttttttacttttcaaatctAAATTATCTACGAACAGATGTTTACAATGTGGCTTATATGTTTGAAATAAAGATAGATTCAGATTaaattttaacatctaaattgataaataaatcaacacaaaaatttagttgatataatacttacattttaaaatttatttaaaatgttttaaagtttaaaattaatttaaaaattgaatgatAATCTGATAGAGTTAATCTGTATTTTATTGTTAAACTAAGTGTTGGTGCACTTTTCCGTGACAATAAATTTAGTTAAGTGAGGGTAGGTTTTAGGTTTGTTTTTCTAGTATTGACTTTTCCTTTATATGGGAAGCTTTTAGCTGTATCAGTATCAATTGTTAATTACCACACCCAGTGATGACACGTACATACAACTTGAAACGCGTAACTGACTTTCTACTTTGTCATTTTCTTCCGATAAGTTGAATGATCGAGAGACAAGTGGATTTTAAATGGGTGAAAGCCTGCGTCACTTAttgaaaattgatttaaaattttgactTTCTTCCTTCATTGGACATGGTTTTTTTATTTCTCCATTCTCGACTCACCTTTGTAAGCATTTTTCAAATTAAGATGTGAAATTTAAGTAATcattttttcttttagatttaaGTTATTTTCTCATTCATAATTGGTACTGTTTTTATTAAGGAAAAGTACGTTATGTCAGAGTCTAGATTTTCCATAGGATTCCATTTTTATAGATGGAGTTGAATATGCTTTttacataaatgaaaataaagggaaattttattaaaataatataaaaataatttattattaaaataatatgatttcaaaattatttattcaaatgctatgtttgatatattaaaaatgatCGGTGTAAAGACTTAAATCTACAGAGAAGGTGCCAATTTAGGTCTTGATCTCTCtatcaatcttttttattgtagCATAAGGTGATAAGAAGGGTTTAAGGtaaaatttttgtccaaataaAAAAAGGGAATGTCAATTTAGGcactttttttttggtttagaTAAAGAATTTTTACTCCACAAGACAATATAAGCACAcgtaaaaatttaaacatttgatCCCACTAAATAAGCCTCTAAAGGCCCCTCCCAAAAGAAATTCAcagcagaaaaaaaaaatcagaacacagtaaaaaaaatcctaaaaaaaaaatttgctaaACCCCTTATTTCTCGTAATCCTAAACCATCATAATAATCCAACAAACACTACAAAAATACGTATTGATCAATTTCAATTCCGAAACGCCGAGTTAATGaggtaaatttataatttttttttccattttcatctttataaataattaatatttaaatgaataataaagatTTATTATAAAagatctatttaaaatattatgtatGTTTTCAAAGTTAATGTAAAGATATTTTATTGACACTAAtaagataatattaaaatattttgtaataatattatttataaattaaattagttacattattttaaataattatccaTATTTTTGTGGTGTATAAAGTTGGAATATTAAACTATATTTCTCAATAAATCATTGTAAGCAACTTgacttgatttttttaaatattatgtaaaCATGTGActgctatttaaattttttaaacattcaTAGGTAAGCGCTTATTATTGATAAATATGGTgattaaattatatgttaagttttaggaaattatcaatttaataacaTATGTAAGTGATAATGGTAATAGTAACTAATGGTATAATTGGTGCAATAAAAATGGTCTCGACTTATCATATAACAACTTGTGTTAGGACTCAAGTGCAAAAAAAAAGTGAGGGATAATCTTGAGACGCAATTACTTAATTATAGAATGAACCCTAACAACATATGCGTTATTGGACACATAATTGCTATAAATTGGTTGATGTAGAAactaatttttatgtgttatccTAGTCTTAGGCTAGAAATatagtaatataatattttaagggAAACAATTATCTACGTAGAGCATAAAGTTTAGTTAGATAGATTATGACATTTTGTAATGAGGCATCATAAAGAGGTCTGGTACGGaatgttaattaaatattttgttatgaGTATTGCACGAGAAGGTGCAAAGAAAATtgtgttggaaaatatggacatcacatatataataagggtaattacatgttattatttactatcataataggttagcccaaattaaaaatgatctaatttggttagagTTTTATtgagctttaattattaaataaagtatgggtcaaatatgtgtagatactctagtaattgagttctaatcaaattctaattaatgatgggctaattaggaattagaactaatatgtcaaggttataaatattaggtttATGGTCTTCAAATTACACACAcaatatcttttctaatatcccatccttaggaaagagagcaaatattctctgaatttttgtgtactaatttggaagatcaagtCCCTAAGATCTTAGATTTTCAAGGAATTCACGGATTCAGGtatgcttccgcatctagttttattcttgttttattcttgatgatttgacatgacaagtcctgatttatgatttattaaaGTTTTATATTGTAACATCGCAAAATatggcctagttggaatagtggcttcgggaccacaaatccgatgttaaaataattatttcatgatcattatgaggtttagaatatgaaaataagtatgtgttaaagtttcatgaagaaattttgtaacaccccgtacccgagaccgttgccggagtcgaacacgaggtgctaaccgacttaattcatttacttccacagtccattttaaaaatttccaggcagttggctaactgcgtcactgtcaccttaaaaatcatatcttaagttccaaaactcgaaaatcagtttcataaattttccctgaaactagactcatttttccatctacaaattttttttctagaattttttgtcgagccaattagtacagtttattagttaaagtctcccctgtttcagggttcgactaccctgacctttgcacattacgacttggatatctccctgtacagagcttcaatactgatgccgtttatttctatagaaactagactcaaaaaggaatctatggatatatggcatgacttctaattatctatgggtaatttataatgaatttccaaagtcggaacagggaatccagaaaccgttctggccctgtctcacaaaaacttaaatatctcttaacatactgttcatatgatcgtttcattactttcctatgaaaatagattcatcaaggtttgtttaaataatttattcactatttaattccattcctactatttttaatgatttttcaaatctacaccactgctgctgtcagcatctgcctttaaggtagactttacctatttcatagtttccatgattcaactagcccttttagcataaatagcacaaattatgatagtgattaaccattccaatggccaatccttgtcaagcatatccacacctctcaataaccatacccataccaaattattataacattatgctcaaaacttatataagccattttcgcatggctatccaaaattatacaaatccaaagggtccatgacccacaacaaaaatcggtagtcctatacatgccatttcaaagttcaaccaaaagtataccgaaaggggctttgatagtgtgggcgacttcgacttcaaaattcccgagtccaatagctgacgaaccaaaatctataaaacagaggattaaagaaacggagtaagcattaaatgcttagtaagtcttgagcaaagaatttaagcacaactgaagtatagcattcatataactaaacggataatcccatatatacatattctcaaatcattcctacttcacattccaacccctatattcatacataagggatcatcttagccaaataccggaagctcattactcgactaagcgaatattattcgaagggaatcaactattccaatgcacatacgaaacaaacctcattgttgggattttacaagcgtattaactgaaatttttacagcaagatcgctcattcccgaatcacataCCTTCAGAATTtcaccggatatagctactcgctcaaatgccttcgggacatagcccggttataataactcgcacaaatgccttcgggacttaactcggatttagtaactcacaccaatgccttcgggcttagcccggaattagtaactcgcacaaatgccttcgggacttaacccggatttagtaactcgcacaaatgccttcgggacctaacccggatatcattcgaataaccaaccacatatatcaataaatcatgacacatccgtatttcattttcattaccaaagctcaaatacaagacacttatcacacttgcaatttcggcttaatagccacatacaaagagcatgattttgatttgcttaaaacatgatctaatcaaatcataatctaagttctattactcaaaaacttacctcgaatgtcgtcgaacgatttcgatggatattcgacaactttttcctttcccttatccaactgtggtcctctaagctcttgagctaattcaaacaaatttaacttattaaagtctcattatgctagcttatggccgaatatgacaaggagtttgattggtcatatggccaccttctagctcaactacacaatggtcatatgcatttttaatcacatcaagcaatttaatacaattcattcgaacatcaaaagaaaacctcaaggtacttagcccatatatactttaggcattagagtcacatatatatatggaatcatgaatcaaactcaacattttagctaatattccccttggccgaattttctaagccaagacaaaagcatcaatatgcttgcctctaaccgaatacatgcaacaccaatcttcttcctatggccgaatatgcatgtctatgttgaggccgattatatacttataaccacacataaatggcatacattttactaactaatgcattacatattataactcaatacgcatccatcatttactccataaccgaagcaccatcatgtgtaaatatataccttgagataatatataggtcataccaatacatcatgtgcaatcatatatatatatgtgcaagagccgaatcacaaatttgattataaccaaatataaacatatatccaaaacataaatcttacctaccatgcaataagcataaatcacacttatggatataccatggccgatacttccaacaacaccaaataaaaatatacttcatggatctaaggtagaaccaagaaaggaactcataatcatcaagatgtaagcaactaccattgttcatctagatttagcatgaaacacaaccatcacccttattaatctccatagccgaaaaccttacttattccaaaatcacaatttcaacatgggttaccaacaataacttgatatctcactcaaaatcaactaggatttcaagaactagtatgaacttccttaccttaatatcgacctaagatgaccgattgcttcactccttccttcctcctctcaattcggccaagaagaaccaaagaacacaacttgttttctttcttccttagaacataacacaacttgtaacaccccgaacccgagaccgtcaccggagtcgaatacgaggtgttgacagacttttaaaaatttccagacactgcccagtctgagtactagtcgcttcaaaaatcatatcttgagtttcacaactcgaaaatcagttttgtgatttttccctgaaactagactcatgtccccacctatatattttttctagaatttttggtcgggccaattagtacagtttattagtcaaagtctctcatgttacaggggtcgactacactgaccttttcccattacgactgggatatctctctgcacagggcttcaatactaatgccgtttgtttctatggaaactagactcagagaggaatccatacatatatggtatgacccctaattatctctggtcaatttatagtgaatttccaaagacggaacagtgaatccagaaactgttctggccctgttccacaagaacccgaatatctctttctgtactgttcctataattgtttcgttacttccatatgaaagtagattcatcaaggttcgattacataatttattcactatttaattccactcctacgaatttatgtgatttttcaattctacaccactgttgctgtcaaaatctgttttcaagataaactttacctattttgtggttaccatggaccaactagggttttgccatacataggtccacatgtgatcatatttagccattccaatggctgatcattagcccaacacttccatttcaatccatagtcacatcgtgaaaccatatatatacatacataaacacaaatggtctaatgccatactccacatctacaagccattttcgcatggctttacacacatacatcacaaaagaacttaaacaacaggggggtagtcctatacatgccatatccagagttcaactaaaagagtaccaaaagagcttgatagtgtagatgacttcgacttcgctgatcccgaatccgatagctaacgaacaaaatctataaaacagagagccaaagcaaccgggtaagcattttaagcttagtaagtctcaagtaatgaaatcggctttgactacagtaattacattcacataactaactaagtcactttattaacacacattctcataatcatacttacttcacactccatcaacatatatacacaaagtatcaacctttctaaaagccgaaaattcgttagccgatcgcacgaatactatttaaaacgaatcgacttttccaatgcacatgcaacacaccttatcgttcgggttggtcgagcatatttattgaattagttacagcacaaaacgctcacattcaaacccaagtttcttcggtatttaaccgaatacaaccgcaaacacctttgccttcgggt comes from the Gossypium hirsutum isolate 1008001.06 chromosome A06, Gossypium_hirsutum_v2.1, whole genome shotgun sequence genome and includes:
- the LOC107962258 gene encoding CBL-interacting serine/threonine-protein kinase 12, which codes for MAFTSVPTAMKKDSNGGQGLILGRYELGKLLGHGAFAKVYQAYNVKSGDSVAIKVLDKEKILKGGLIAHIKREISILRRVRHPNIVQLFEVMATKTKIYFVMEYVRGGELFNKVSKGRLKESVARKYFQQLISAVNFCHARGVYHRDLKPENLLLDDNGDLKVSDFGLSAVSDQIRQDGLFHTFCGTPAYVAPEVLGRKGYDAVKVDIWSCGVILFVLMAGYLPFNDQNIMAMYKKIYRGEFRCPRWFSSELVRLLMKLLDTNPETRITIPEIMENRWFKKGFKHIRFYIEDDKFCSVEEADDDVGSYATDHSSMSESESELDTRRGAGSLPRPASLNAFDLISFSPGFNLSGLFEEGGEGSRFVTGAPVSKILSKLEEIAKVVRFTVRKKDCRVSLEGSREGEKGPLTIAAEIFELTPSLVVVEIKKKGGDRGEFEEFYNRELKPGLENLMEEESQSTASAAAAAAATADSCLPPDSE